A genomic stretch from Pseudomonas sp. MUP55 includes:
- a CDS encoding metal ABC transporter permease — protein MHFAAHLWMPFVDFVFMRRALIGGLVLACSTAPLGVFLILRRMSLIGDAVAHGILPGAALGFWFAGLSLPALTIGGLGAGLSMAGLSAWITRRTGLREDASLAAIYPISLAAGVLILGIAGKRLDLLHLLFGSALAVDETTLTGMLWVTGFSLIAMALIYKPLLLDTLDPLFLQTVSRLGPLAHGLFLTLVVLNLVIGFQAIGALMVVGLMMLPAIASRFWSRRLPVLIAVSAVLGCLSVWLGLLLSFYYSLPSGPAIVLVAGGGYLLSVVFGPVHGLLRRPPLLTSQ, from the coding sequence ATGCACTTCGCCGCGCACTTGTGGATGCCCTTTGTCGATTTCGTCTTCATGCGCCGCGCGCTGATCGGTGGCCTGGTACTCGCCTGCAGCACCGCGCCGCTGGGTGTGTTTTTGATCCTGCGACGCATGAGCCTGATTGGTGATGCCGTGGCCCACGGCATTCTGCCTGGCGCCGCCCTGGGCTTCTGGTTCGCCGGGTTGAGCCTGCCGGCGCTGACCATCGGCGGCCTGGGGGCGGGGCTGAGCATGGCCGGGCTGTCCGCCTGGATCACCCGCCGCACCGGCCTGCGTGAAGACGCCAGCCTCGCCGCCATCTACCCCATCTCCCTCGCCGCCGGCGTGTTGATCCTCGGCATCGCCGGCAAGCGTCTGGACCTGTTGCACCTGCTGTTCGGCTCCGCCCTGGCGGTGGATGAAACCACCCTCACCGGCATGCTCTGGGTCACCGGTTTCAGCCTGATCGCCATGGCGCTGATTTACAAACCGCTGCTGCTCGACACCCTCGACCCGCTGTTCCTGCAAACGGTCAGCCGCCTCGGCCCGCTGGCCCACGGGTTGTTCCTGACGCTGGTGGTGCTGAACCTGGTCATCGGCTTCCAGGCCATCGGCGCCTTGATGGTGGTGGGCTTGATGATGCTGCCGGCCATCGCTTCGCGCTTCTGGAGCCGGCGCCTGCCGGTGTTGATCGCGGTATCGGCAGTGCTGGGATGCCTGTCGGTGTGGCTGGGTTTGTTGCTGTCGTTCTATTACTCACTGCCCAGCGGCCCGGCCATCGTGCTGGTGGCGGGCGGCGGGTATTTGCTGTCCGTGGTCTTCGGTCCGGTGCACGGCTTGCTGCGCCGCCCGCCCTTGCTTACATCCCAATGA
- a CDS encoding metal ABC transporter ATP-binding protein, which translates to MITCNALRWGAPGQPLTPAMDFTLEKGSLTGVIGPNGCGKSSLLKVIAGLQKPLAGKVSVDVPRRGGLAFLPQQQHLDRQFPISLQELVAAGFWGTRLTPQQRSERLHAVLEDWCLGGLEQRPLMALSGGQLQRALLARMSLADSPILLLDEPHAALDEEGQALCWKHIHAWHDEGRTLMVVCHDLASVRHHAPHVLHIKSTGCALGLSKELIRPQPQLQVA; encoded by the coding sequence ATGATCACCTGCAACGCGTTGCGCTGGGGCGCTCCGGGCCAACCGCTCACTCCTGCCATGGATTTCACCCTGGAAAAAGGCAGCCTCACCGGCGTCATCGGCCCCAACGGCTGCGGCAAGAGCAGCCTGCTTAAAGTCATCGCCGGCCTGCAAAAGCCGCTGGCTGGGAAAGTCAGCGTCGATGTGCCACGCCGCGGCGGCCTGGCGTTCCTCCCCCAGCAACAACACTTGGATCGACAGTTTCCCATCAGCCTGCAAGAACTGGTCGCCGCCGGCTTCTGGGGCACCCGGCTCACACCGCAGCAACGCAGCGAACGCCTGCACGCCGTGCTGGAAGACTGGTGCCTCGGCGGCCTGGAGCAGCGCCCGCTGATGGCCCTGTCCGGCGGCCAACTGCAACGCGCCCTGCTCGCGCGTATGAGCTTGGCCGACTCACCGATCCTGTTGCTCGACGAACCTCACGCGGCGCTCGACGAAGAAGGTCAGGCATTGTGCTGGAAACACATTCACGCCTGGCATGACGAAGGCCGCACACTGATGGTGGTCTGCCACGACCTGGCGTCGGTGCGCCATCACGCCCCACACGTGCTGCACATCAAAAGCACGGGCTGCGCCCTGGGCCTGAGCAAAGAGCTGATCCGCCCCCAACCGCAATTGCAGGTGGCCTGA